In Panicum virgatum strain AP13 chromosome 5K, P.virgatum_v5, whole genome shotgun sequence, the genomic window TAACCTTCTCCGCCTTCCTGCAagcatttttttcaaaaaaaaaaaagcctcaGTAATGTAAAAAAAATCCAGCACGGAAATGTTTGCAATTCAGATATGGTGGAAAAAAAACCAGCAGCACCTACATGTTTTTTATGTCCTTCTCTGTAAAACCCCACATATGCCTACCATCATACAGATCCACCATCATATTTAATGCTGCTTGATGCGGAATACCATTTCTTGTCATTATATTGAATATGTCACACATGCCTTCTTCCATGTTCTTGTGCGCATGCATGTATCTGGTCATCCCAGGGGACGGTTCCAGTTTGTGGTTGTGGCCTTGCTGTACATGATCAAAGTACCACTGCCCCCGCTTCTTGTCATGCTTCACTTCGACATATGTAGGGCATCTGCATCTTTTCGATCCCTTTTCAGTTTTGTTGGGCTCCTCTCCCTGGTTGCCTTCATGCCACCCCTCCCTGGAACACACCCAATGATTGGTTTCTTTGCTAGTCCTCGCCGTCCTTAGACTGAACCCAGCTAGCCTCGCATAGTCTCCATAAAACATGTAAGCATCGTCTTTTGTAGGGAACAACTGTCTCACTATCGGCACAAACACAGGAGCTATATTTGGAtcctgcggggggggggggggggggcacaaaATTGAGTTTACAATCCATGTCAGTCTAAGTTGCAATTACCTAGTATCACATTACCAGAAAAACCTAAATCACATTATGCAACTCGAATCACATTTTTTTTACAGACAAAAATTGAGTTTGCAATCCATATGAACCTAAGTTGCAATTACCCAATATCTAAACTTGCAACTCGAATCACACCTTTTTTTTGTCTCAACTTTGCACGGGCCAGCATAGCTTTTTTTATTTACAGAGTGCTTACCGGGTAGACAACCTGCGCAGCGTCCGGAGTCTGCAGCGATCCTGGAGGCAGGGCGGCGGGTGGCATCAGCGTCATCACATGATGAAGCGGATCAGCAGATTCAGCTTCAGAGTTTTGCGCAGGAGCTTGTGCAGCAGCAGGGGTTGTCGTTGGGGGCGGCAACAGTGGACAACGACACCATTGACAACGGCGCATTTGCTTCTCCATCCAAGGAGCATCGAGTTCTGAACGCCGCCGTATAATCCCCAAGCGCAACAAGCGCCTGGGAATCGCGGTGGGGCGCTGGGGCCGGCGATGGAGGCTGgatcagcgacggcggcgccatgcGCCCAGGTGGATCCTCACCCTATCCCGCATAACCAGATCGGGGGGCGCCCTcattggaggtggcggtggcggcagcggcagctgcggcggcggcggcggcggcggcggtccctcCCCCACCTGGGCGATTTGGATGTTCCTCGATCTATTCAAAAAACTCGCGCCCCCCTCATTTATTTTGTCTGGACGCCCCTTTTTCGAAGTCATCGCTCAATGTTGCAATTGGATAGCTGTAATCAGTGCAACTGGTAACACAAAATGTTGCAATTTGTCGATCAATCGCGGTGAGCCACGCCAGGCGGACCCAGATGCTGGGGAGCGGGGTGGGGGGGCTCGGGTTTGGCCCACGTGCGGGCGGGTGGGCCGTGTCAGGCCGTGGCGCGTGGGGGGCGCGCAGGCCGGGAGGGGGTCTGTGCATTTGCTGTAGTAAATGCAACAAGGTGCATTTTAGCCTcaccgtgtgtgtgtgtgtatatatatatatctatatatatatatatatatacacacacccCTATCGCGATACAATAATTACTACCTCTGATTCCATATTCATCATTGCTATTGAAAAGATACATGCCCTATCCGGCGACAATCAACCAAAATCCCGAAACTGTAAAAATCTGGTATAGATGGTAAAACAGCCATCATATTTATTTACTCCCAGTCAGATCCCGCGACTGGTATATTAATGGAGGGCAACGGAAGGGTAGTTATTATCCCCTTAATTACCATTGAACTTCTCGATCTTTTACCCAGATAATTCAAGGTGGTCTCTAGCGATGATGGGCTGCGTGGATTCACGATGCGCTAATGCTAGCTGTGCCGACCTGCCTCCGCTGCTGTTAGCCTCCCTCATGCATTCCTCCCCATGGAGCACGAGCCCATCGCCGCCACAGAGTCTCTCCGACCTTGACATGTGCAACAATAGAAGTGCCATCCCTAATTTCATATCCAGGTATAATATGTACTATCCCCAATTGATCATGTGAGTGATTAGTTGattttggccgtgtttggttttttaCCGGCACGTTCCCGAGaggagaatctcgcatgcatggagtactaaatgaagtctatttgcaaaactttttcagggatgggtgtaacttttcgagacgaatctaatgacggtaattaatcgatgatttgctacagtgatgctacagtaaccatcctctaatcacgcggtcaaagatctaattagattcgtctcgcgatttacacgaggggttgtggaggtggttttgtaattagacttcgtttactactctaaattagtggtcagaGGTGCTACAGTAATTTCATACAttttaaccaaacacggcctttgTTCCCAACTTTCACACTCGAATTAGATCAATATAACAGATTTTGGTTGTGTCTGATAGGGATTATAATCTATCGATCTTGACCTTCCTATTACAACTTGTAGATATTTAGGTTCAGATCGCATCTCCCGTCTCCACAACCTGGGTGCGATTTGGAGCAACGAGATCCTACTCCAGGTGCTGGGGTGGGGCCCAGATCCGGCCAGAGGTGAGCAGCGGCCACCTCCAGGACCTTGATCGATCAGGCCATGGTCAAAGAGTCACCATGGCAGTAGCTCGCAGCAGCTCCGTGGATGATTTAAACAGGTGGTGGCATCGGTAGACTCTTCATCATGGCAGAGTTGTGACCGGTACGCTGCCTGACCCTATATCCCCTCCAATGGATGACGTCTGGCTTTTACACAGCTTAACTGCATGGAATTTCACCAGCTCCCCATCCAGGATGCATAGCATTTAGCATAGCTATCTTCAGGTAAGAGGGTGGAAAGGAAGTAACACATATTGCTTTGCTGCATTCTAGATTGAATAGCAAGGTTAGCAATCTGCATTCGTGgtgttctttttcttgccaAATCCAAGATCAAATCCCTATCCCTAGGTCCTAAAGAGAATTAATTTTTTACTTCTTGATCTGGGTAGGCAGCAGCAGTTCACGTGCACAGTGGTGCTCATCTTGTATAATTTTTGGACCCCCTGCATGGTACATTGCATGATGAGCAGATACATCCTTAGTTGATGATGATTCAAGGATTCAAGATGCCAAGCTCGAAGGAGCTAACAATCCGTGCGCGCTCCCTACTGGCTTTGTGTCCTCCGCACAGTTTAATCCTGCTTTTGTGAGGAGTATAATCCTACTTTGTGAGGAGTAAATACTCCTGAGGAACAGAGCAACATGTGCTTCTATATTATGAATTTTCTTCCTTGTTCATGAAAGGAGGTTGTGCACAGAACAAAGATGTCGCAAATATTCAGAGATGTTTGTAAATTGATCGGGTTCCCATTGGCAAATATTCAGAGATGTTGAAAAAAGTGAATATTTCTCTTATACATTACAAAAGTTCAAAAAGGCTATTACATACTTGTCACTACATTTAAAATTACTCCTACAAAACTAAtagcttttaaaaaaaatttatataactTTGGGGAATGGTTACTCCGTTGTAGTAGTAATTCTCCATATAAAGAAGGAATCTGCCACATACATGAGGAATAATCTTTTATATACCAACGGAGCAATAATTCTATGACGGAAccaataattttttgtgattgTGTTTACATTGTCAAACATAATAATTGGTCATAGACACAATGAGTAATCACCAGATACGAagtttcatcaaaaaaatcacCAGATACGAAAGAAGTAATCTTTGTAGAACAATAAATAACACTCGAAGACCAGACGGAGTAATCTTGTAAAACATGGAATATTTTCCATAGTTGTGTTTATGCTAACAATCAGAGTAATTGGTAAAATACACAGGAAATATTCTTTTATGGACCAAAGGAGTAATGTTTAAAGAATGAATTGTGGTTGCATATACAAACAGAGTAATAAGGAGTAATCTTTTATAGAGCAAAGGAGTAATCTTTATAGAGCAAGCAATAGTTGTTAATAGATGTAACTATCTAAGCTACTATTCTCTTTTTGGTTTTACATATTTTCAACCTTGCAGTATGTGAATACGACAAGTCGACAACGCAAGTAGTTGGATCTtactggccttgtttggtttcctAGCGCAATTTGCGCTAGGAAaggaatcttacatgcatggagtactaaacgaagtttatttgtaaaatattttcacAGATGAGTGCAACTTTACGCGAGCACAGGGGTTGTGGAGTTAATTTTGCAAAttgtctttatttaatacctctaattaatgATAAAGTTGCTACAGTCCCTAGGatagcacaaaccaaacaggaccaCTATTATTGGGAACATCAAAGATAAAGAACACGACACAGTTGCGTTGCTTCGGAGCAACTCAAGCTCACCCCTCGGAGTTGTGATCATTTGTCGTTGGCCACGGATAATGCATACACTGTTCGATCGACGCTGAAGCTAATAAGAACGTGATAACGCACACCTGCCTAGCTTGCTTTACGATTAGCATTAAACAATCCTGGTTTAAGCTTGATTGCGCCAGCATCGTGCATGTCACTTTCGTGCATGGATTACCTTGTCGTCTCGGGCTCTCGCTTTCTTCTTTTCGCTAGCTAACTACCCGTCGGCCTTGGATCACACAGAGACCGCCCGTCTGAGAGCGTGGGAACGAAAGATtggaccgacgtcctcgtcctTGTGGGAGCACGATGACCTGAAATTAATGTTAAAGCTAGCTAGACCACTCTGGTTGGAAAATAGCAGCAGCAGGTGATTGGTGAAATCTAGTATCATCTATCGTCATTCATTCGGTCAGAAAAGTAAATGCTCACATTTGAGTTAGGTCTTTCTGCATTGAGTCAATGAACTCAATTTGCAACGCTTTAGGTTCCAGGATGAAAGTTAGACGCTGCTTCATGTTCTGCCCTTCTTCACACTGTGTTAGCTCTCTGCTCAAAGTGTGTAGGTGCTGTCAGCGCGTATGTCAGGATTTGGTTCAGTCGGCGACACGAAACTTGAGCGCATGTCCGGTTTTGCAGCTGATGCTGCGCACTTTGTCTAACGTGTCATGTTATCTTGAGTAAGGCTGAACAACAACCGGTTCGTTGTCAGCACTTGCAACAACTGTGAAGACGTACGTGAACAGACAACAATCCTTGGCAGTTGGTCAGGGTACAAGAAAACGTTAACTACAACAAACGAGGGTTATCGTCAATTCGGCCAAAATTCAGACCTGGAGCCCAGCAGGGCCCATTTAGGCCCTGCGTCCATGTATCGCTGGGCTTCTCTGACCGGCCTTCTGTGGGCCGAGTAGTCACCGTTCGGCCACAATAGCTGCTTGGGCCAATCAGCATGTTGCGGGGCCTGGCTAATACACGGTTGTCCGGAAGTTTGCTCACGTATGGTCGGTCTCCGACCATCCTTATTTGGAAATGTTCCTTTGTTTGTCTGCGCCATTTCGTGACGTGATTGCGGTGCCTCTCTTGCACAAGTGTCAACTCCCCACTTGCGTTAACGTGCACCTTGCATTCTATAAGAAAATGTatggagaaaacaaaaattGGAAAGCAACAATTTGGAAGGAAAAAATGTGcaaaaattttagaaacttgTAGAAAAAACTTCCGAACAAAAGATGTGTATAAAGTTTATTAAAAGATTGGAAAAAatattttggaaaaaaattagcTTGACAAAATTTTGTTTGCTCGCaaaattttgaaacaaaaaacTGTAAAATgttgagaagaaacaaaaatttGGTAGCAATAATTTGGAAGcaaaaaattattaaaaattTTACAAGCAAAAGTTGTAAACAAAATCTTTgggagataaaaaaaattgagaacaAAATTTATCTTGAAAAACAACTTTTGGGGACAAAGATAACCAAAATTTGCACAGAAgaattcaaaaaagaaaaacagccaAGAGGTTATATACATAACTTTTTTGGCGGAAAAGTTGGATAGGAAACTTTTGCTATGAATTCAGAAAACATTATGTGAAAAAAACCTTGGAAtgggaaaatagaaaaggaaaaaatgcaGCTCTGGCACTCGGATCCTAGGGGAAGCTCGTTGAGTGCGCTGTCGCTCCGGCGCAGAGAGCTCTCCCAGCGCCTCCGCTCCTGCGGGCCGCTCCGTCAGGCTGCACGCTGCTCTTGCCTCATGCTGGGAATAAGCATAATGAGAGGAAAAATGAAGGTAGGAGAGAGAatggagaaagaaaaatggatcGGAGGAAGTGGAGTTGTTGGTTTTGCCCGAAGGATATGGATTAGGGAGATGCGGGGCCATACAACATGTGTTATTCACGAAACGGTTGAGATCGATCGTGAGCACGAGAATCTTCTGTTGACAGTAGAATcaggattgggcatgttggttgtgTGTTATGCTAGGGCTTGATCAGAAAGCGGTTCAAAGAATAATTGTTCCAGACTTACAACATTCATGTTGATTGCATTATGCCACTATCTTTGGCGATGGAGAAGAGTTCAGGGAAAGACTGCTCAAGGAAACAAGTTCTGCCATCTTTGATAATTATTGAAGCAATGTctttaaactagtctaaaagtAATAAGATGTCTCTCCACCGGAAAGAACCTTTTCTTTAGTGATTTGGGAGTTTATCATTCCCAGATTAGCTTTACCTAAGGGATGTCCAACCAATTGTAAAAGTGAAGATGTTCAAATACTGAGTATACTTTCCATCCAAGAAATCTAGCGGTTTACCAAAACCTAGGTGTTGCGTGCAAGACTTTCAGAACTGAACTATGCTTCATTTTATCAAAGGCCTTCTCAAAATCTAATTTGAGTTCAATGATTTTCTTCCTTGAGTGGTGACAAAGATGCAAATATTCCGGAGCCCAAGAGCCAAGCAATCTTGGATTGTTCTTCCTTTAATAAAGCCATAAATAGACCTCGGTACAAACCGTATCTTATTACAAACTGTATCTCATTACAATGCCCAAGATACAgcccaaaccagccaaaacacTAGCGCATGATGAAGCGTATGTGCATCACGCACGTACCActactaggggtggtaatgtgCCATGACCCTAGTGTCTCTTCACAGACCAACAAGATCCTTTAATTTATTAGTTtaaaattatattatattagAGTCCAGTCCTTTTAGGATCCGGCCCTTAGATTTTATAGTTCAAAATCTTGGACCACCTCTAACCACTACACCACAACCACAAGTCCACAAGCAATGCTGGACATGAGATACAATGTCAACGAGCATGAGGTAGTACtctctccgtttcaaattatatttcgtttgattttttgacttcaaatttgaccacttgTATCAGAGCGTCCTCATATATCATCAGAGCACCCCCTATATCAAAGCATGCATAGTGGTGTGAGTTCTAGAATGCTTCCATCTCGTCCCTGAACTCCGGCGAGTTCTCCTCCTCGACGCACCGTGTCATGATCCTTGCCCCCGccttgggcgccggcggcgcgccgatAATGGCTTTGGGCATGAACGGGACGAACGCAAAGGATATCACCTGCGACGGCGTCCCCCAGCCGTAGTCGGCATCCAACCCCAGGCGGGTCCAGTCCGACACGAACAGCAAATCGTACGAGAAGCTCAGGTCGTAGGGGTCCGGCTCCACGCGCTCCCCCGCCGCCCACCGCGCGAACTCGGCGGGGAGCCGCGCCTTGGCGTCCCGGATCATGGCGACCACGCCGGCCGTGTCCGcgcccgccaccgcgccgctctCCGCGCTCACCGTCACCGTGTAGAAGCAGTTGCCGTAgaacccggcgccgccgccgccgccgccgcggcggcgcaggaggcggcgcgcgtcggcaAAGAAGCCGAGGCTGACGCGCGTCGACGGGTCCGCGAGCCGCAGCGACCGCGTCCGCGCCTGCCACAgcctggcgacggcgacgtcgaAGGTGGAGCAGCGCCGCCCCGTGGACTGCAGGAACTGGGACTTGGCACGCTCGATGCTGTCGGAGCTCAGGTCCACGGTGAGGTGCCGGAGTTGGAACGTCCGCGGCGTGGGAAGAGGGCCGGAGAGGAGCTTCTTGGGCGGGTTTGGGATGAGCTCGCCGCGGGACCAGATGGGAGTGACACGGGGCTTGGGGAGACCGCGGCCGTAGTCGCCAATGGCGGTGATGAACTGCGCAGCGCCCAGGCCGTCAGTGATGGAGTGGCTGGAGGTCAACCCCACCACGAAGCCACCGCACGTGAACTCGGTCACCTGCAGATAGTGTAGAATTACGATCGTTGCTCGACAAGCTAATTACCATGCAAGTGTGGGTAAATCTCATAGCTAGCTAGTCATGAATCATGATGGACATCATGATTTGacccttgcttgtggctcccaTGCTACAGCTATTGGATCAGGTAGCAAAGTCGCCTCAAACAGTGGTGTGACCTGGGACTCTGACGTCGTCACGATGAGGATAAGTATCCGACTAATAAGGTCTCATTTTAGatacaaaattcaaaatttcaaaactatcttgcggcatatgcatggagtattaaatttagataaaataaaaactaattgtatagtttgcttgtaaattgtgagacgaatctaatgaggctaattagatcatgattagacaataaattgctataataaatatgtgctaataacagattaattatttttaataaattcGTTCCGCAGTTTACATACGAGtcttgtaattaattttataattagtctatatttaatacttcaaatgtgtaaaaattttatttaaaaaaactttACGCGGTGAAACTAAACATCCGCTATGATCGATCTGCTGGAAGCACGAACTCATATCGAGTCGACGGCCTAACGACCGTTCaacaaccatatattttacgGCAACCAAGACAAAATGCTGACAGATATGATGATATATTACAATACGAAGAAAATAATCTTGTTTATTTGCCACGCGGATCATGCCAGCGTCCTTAATTGGGCAGGTACTTACGCCATAAACTGCTCACTTTGGAGTAGCGAACAAATTAAGTCTAATTCAGTTGCAGTTTCTTACTATTACGAAATATGGTTTCGAGCCTGTGATTAAGAATGTGTTCAGGGGCGGAGTTAAGGATTTGACCATAGAGGAGGTCATACACACCCACCCGGCCCGTGAGATCTAGGCCATCTTTGAAACATTAGCccagagctaattttgaaagcTAATGTTTAGTCTTGAATTGGTAGGCTAAGAATTAGTTTAAGGTAGATTGTTTGAATCCATGAGCTAATGTCAACTCTCTCTCTTCCATCCCCATGTTTAGGTGTGAGGACCATACAAAATTAGCCCcattagatgtgataatgggaTAATGGATGATTCACTTTAGTCCAAAATTATCCCAAATATTTGGATGCATGAGGAATAATTTGGGGCTAAAAGGTGAGAGATAATTATTATCCCTATGTATCCAAACAGACCCTTGGTTTAACATCTTGCTACGGTTAAGATGACACTTCCTCACACCGAGTAATTTTGATGATTCTCTCGCTGATTGGTGGACACGATCACGCAAAAGGTTGCAAAAGGCTGACTGAAAATGCTTCGACTCTCTAGTCATTCTCACCTCTTGGATGATTTGGAAAGAGCGGAACAACAATATTTTTGATAGAAATCAGCTGACAGTCGTGGAGCTGGTGCTACGTATCAAGGAGGAAGCTGATGTCTGGTTATTGGCAAGTTTTAAGCACATCGGTGTTTTCCCTGCAGCTTTTAGTCTGCCTGTAAGTCGCAAACTGTTAAACTTGTAATgtaattttttcttttgttgcctGAGCTTGGATCTCTATTCCTAGCTCGTTGGTTGGTTGTAAaactctgcttcttcttcttaatgaaaaacgtgtcCAGACACGATCGCAAAAGAGAAAAAGCAATAATCAATAACATACTTCAAATGAAAAGGTGTTATGTTGTTATACCTGCATCATGAGAGGGAGGTCGAGTGGCTGCACACCAGGCGCCTCGTCCGGGAGCAGGTCGCCCTCCGGGATGGCGAACGGGTACTTCTCGAGGCGCCCGACGTCCTCCAGGCTGCACCCGGCGACGGCCTCCACGAACCACGCGCCCTCGCCGGTGCACTCCACGCGGGCGCTCGCCGGCCCGCCGGGCCCGCCGACGAGCCGCCCGGCGAGCGGGTAGTAGTCCACCAGCGCCTTCCCCAGCGCCTCCCGGACCACGGTCGCCGGggactgctgctgcagctgcccctcgccggcggcggtgccgcaGCCGCGCGGCGGGTACACGTTCAGCGACGGCACCATGTGGCGCAGCCCCACCACGCGGTCAATGGCGGACAGCTCCAGCGAgcccgccggcgtcgccgcggcCGGGCGCACGTACGACCGGCTCG contains:
- the LOC120710563 gene encoding acyl transferase 4-like; this encodes MGFEVRRTSRSYVRPAAATPAGSLELSAIDRVVGLRHMVPSLNVYPPRGCGTAAGEGQLQQQSPATVVREALGKALVDYYPLAGRLVGGPGGPASARVECTGEGAWFVEAVAGCSLEDVGRLEKYPFAIPEGDLLPDEAPGVQPLDLPLMMQVTEFTCGGFVVGLTSSHSITDGLGAAQFITAIGDYGRGLPKPRVTPIWSRGELIPNPPKKLLSGPLPTPRTFQLRHLTVDLSSDSIERAKSQFLQSTGRRCSTFDVAVARLWQARTRSLRLADPSTRVSLGFFADARRLLRRRGGGGGGAGFYGNCFYTVTVSAESGAVAGADTAGVVAMIRDAKARLPAEFARWAAGERVEPDPYDLSFSYDLLFVSDWTRLGLDADYGWGTPSQVISFAFVPFMPKAIIGAPPAPKAGARIMTRCVEEENSPEFRDEMEAF